The stretch of DNA TGGATCTTATACAAATGAAATACCATGATCTGAAACACCAGATAACGGGACTTCGTGCGGAATCAGATGAAGAGAAACGAAAAAAATGGATTGATTCCATGGAAAAGGAAATCGCTGCCTTTGAAAATATAAGCAGAACGGGGAATCAGGTACTTGATACGATTTTGGCAGCTAAGATTTTCCATTGTCGAAAAAATCATATACAGATTACCTGTGTGGCAGATGGAAAATTATTGGATCATATGCATGTAACAGATATATGTTCTATATTTGGAAATGCTTTGGATAATGCGATTGAACATGTAATTTTGATTTCAGATCCGGAAAAAAGACTGATCCATCTGACAGTATCCGCTCAAAAAGGATTTGTGTTTATCAAGATAGAGAATTATTGTGAAGCAGAAATTTCCAAAAATGAAGAAGATCTGATTACAACAACAAAAAAGGATAGTAAAAACCATGGTTTTGGATTGAAGAGTATTCGTAAAGCTGTAGAAAAATATGATGGTTCTGTAGTATTTGGAGTACAGCAGAACTGGTTTGAATTAAAGATTCTTTTACCCAGAGTATTGTAATACTCTGGGTATTTTTGTATTTTGTGCCATATTTGCTGCATCTTGTGCCAAAAACGGCACGAAATAATGACCATGTTATAGTAATGCCAACAGGAAATGATACCTGAAAAAGACAAGAGAGTCAAAGGAGGAAAAAGAGAATGATCAGTGTTGAAATGGAAGATGTTCTGGCGGTATTACAATTATGCAAACCGTATATTATCGGTATTATTGCTGCACTTGTAATTGGAATCGTAATTATGATAGCATGCCGCAGGATGTCCAGGGACAAAAGATTTCTGATAAGAGGGGAAGCTGCGATCGCAATGGTTCTTGCAGTTGTTGTCTGCGTGAATATGATCTGTTTTGGACCAATGGCTACGTTGATTGGACTGGCAACGGGAAATGGAACTTTAAGTGATGAAACAAATGAAGAAGCTGCGGAAGTAGCAGAAGAAATTATGGAAGACGGAATTGTTCTTCTGAAGAATGAAAGCCTGCTTCCTTTAAATGAAACAAAAAAACTGAATATTTTTGGCTGGGAATCTATTAATCCGGCTTACGGAGGAGCTGGTTCCGGTGGAATTAATGATCTGTATGATATTGTCAGTCTGAATCAGGGACTTGAAAATGCCGGATTTTCTATTAACCAGGAACTGGTTGATTTTTATAACAATTATGGTGCAGATAATCCGGAAATGTCTATCCAGAAACAGAGCTGGACATTACCGGAGCCACCTGTAGATACTTACGATGATGAGCTTATTAAAAGTGCGAAAGAGTATTCTGATGTGGCAGTTGTGGTTCTTTCCAGAAAAGCAGGTGAAGGTCATAATGATATTCCTATGGATGTAAAAAAAGCAGCATATGATAATAATTCAGATGAATATGATGATTTTCCTGAGGGAGAGCATTATTTACAGCTTTCACAAACTGAGAGAGATATGGTGGATATGGTTTGCTCAAACTTTGATAATGTGATTGTGATTTATAATGGGGCAAATCAGTTTGAACTTGGTTTCGCAGATGAATATCCTCAGATTAAATCTGTTGTATGGTGCCCCGGAACGGGAAATGTGGGATTTAATGCACTTGGTAAAGTATTTTCAGGTGAAGTCAATCCTTCCGGAAAAACACCGGATACATTTATTTATGATATGACGACTGCTCCGTGGTGGAATAATGCAGAAAAAATAGAGTATACAAATCTGGCAGATATGGCTGTTGAAGGAATGAACGCAGGAACTGCGCAGGTGTATGCTCCGGCATTTACCAATTATGTGGAAGGCATTTATGTAGGATACAAGTACTATGAAACAGCTGCACAGGAAGGTGCGATTGATTACGATAAGACTGTACAGTATCCATTTGGATATGGTCTGAGTTACACGGAATTTGAACAGAAAATGGGTGAACTGGAGGAAAAAGACGGACAGATTTCTGTAGATGTAGAAGTAACCAATACCGGAGATGTTGCCGGGAAAGATGTAGTAGAAGTGTATTATAAACCGCCATATACAAATGGGGGAATTGAGAAATCTTCTGCAAATCTGATCGAGTTTGCAAAAACAGATCTGCTTCAGCCGGGAGAATCTCAGATTGTTACAGTTACATTTAGTATAGAAGATATGGCATCTTATGATGAGAATAATGCAAAAGCATATGTTCTTGAAAAAGGTGACTATATAATCTCTATTAACAGCGATTCACACACTGTGCTGGATCAGAAAACTTATACTGCAGATGCTGATGTAGTATATAAGGGAGAAAATAAAAGAGCATCAGATGATACTGCAGCAACAAATGTATTTGAAGATGCAAAAGGCGATGTGACATATTTATCACGAGCAGATCATTTTGCAAATTATGAAGAGGCTACAGTAGCACCGGCATCTGCAGAGCTGGGTGAGCCATATGTTTCTGAATATCATCTGAACAGCAACTTTGATAAGACTACATATCTCAATGATGAGGATGTAATGCCGACAACGGGAGCAGATAATGGACTTACATTAGCTGATATGCGTGATGCTGATTATGACGATCCTCGTTGGGAAAAACTTCTGGATCAGCTTACTGTTGATGAAATGGCAAATATGATTGCAATGGCAGGTTATCAGACAGCAGCCATGGATTCTGTGGGAAAAGTGGCTACACTTGATTTCGATGGACCAGCAGCAATTAATAACAACTTTACAGGAGTTGGTTCTATTGGATTTCCAATTGAAGTTGTGGTTGCTTCCACATGGAATAAGGAACTTGCACAGGCCTGGGGTGAATGCATGGGCAAGATGAGTCAGGAAATGGGTGCAGAGGGCTGGTATGCACCAGGTATGAATACTCATAGAACCGCATTTGGAGCAAGAAACTATGAATACTTTTCAGAAGATGGAGTTCTTGCAGGAAATATGGGAGCAAAAGCAGTAGAAGGAGCAAGAAAATATGGAGTTTATTCTTACATCAAACATTTTGCTCTGTATGAGGGAAATGCAAAGATGGTAAGTGTCTGGTCAAATGAGCAGGCAATCCGAGAAATCTATCTGAAACCATTTGAAATTTCTGTAAAACAGGGTGGCGCAAATGCGGTTATGGTTTCCTGGAGTTTTCTTGGAGATAAATGGACTGGAGAAAGCAGCAACCTTATGAATACAGTTCTCAGAGATGAATGGGGATTCAGGGGAATGGCGCTTACAGACTTCTTCCGAAACAATGGTCATGGATTTATGAATGCAGATGCAGCTTTGGCGAATGGAGTAGATGCAATGTTGTCCACATTCAACGGAGAAGAGAACAATGTAGCCAATCAGAAGCATCCAACATCTGTACTTCAGATGAGGAATGCCTGCAAAAATGTCATGTATACAGTTGTAAGCAGCTGGGCTTATGATGGAGAACACGAAGAAACAGGTATGGAAAACTGGAAAAAAGCAGGAATTGGAATCGACATTGTAATAGCACTTTTCATGGCAGGAATGGAAGTACTGGTAATCAGAGGATATAAGAAAAGAAAGAATGCTGAATAAGGATGAAAGTGGGATGGAAAACAGTTATGAAACAGCAAAAATTGGTTGAAAAGATGACAATAGAAGAAAAGGCAGCAATCCTCAGTGGAAAAACTGTCTGGCAGACCAGAGAAATTGACAGGCTTTCCATCCCGTCCATCTTTCTTTCAGATGGACCACATGGAATCAGAAAACAGGCAGGAGCAGGAGATCATCTGGGACTGAATGCATCCTTAAATGCGACATGTTTTCCCACAGCAGCGACGATTGCAAACAGCTGGAATCAGGATCTGGGGGAAGAGATTGGACAGGCTCTTGGAGAGGAAGCAGCAAGTATGGATGTAAATATACTGCTTGGTCCGGGATTGAATATTAAAAGAAGCCCATTATGTGGAAGAAATTTTGAATATTTTTCAGAAGATCCATATCTTTCCGGGAAGATGGCAGCATCATATATTCGTGGAATACAGAGTAAAGGCGTTTATGCCTGCCCGAAGCATCTGGCGGTTAACAGTCAGGAACTTCGGAGAATGGCAATGGATGCAGTTGTTGACGAACGGACATTAAGAGAAATATATCTGACCGGTTTTGAGATAGCTGTTAAAGAAGGACACGCAAAAGCAATCATGAGCAGTTACAACCAGATTAATGGGATTTATGCTAATGAGGACAAACATCTTTTGACAGACATCTTGCGCAAAGATTGGGGATTTGATGGAATTGTAATAACAGACTGGGGCGGAAGCAATGACCATGTGAAAGGTGTTGCTGCCGGCTCAAATCTGGAGATGCCGTCCTGTGGGTATGATTCTGCAAGAGAAGTGATTGCTGCTGTCCAAAAAGGAAAGCTGAAGGAAGTGGATTTGGATGAAAGAGTTGGAGAACTGGTAGATGCAGTGATGGAACTGACATCAGGAAAGAAGCTTTCAGATAAAAACTTTGACAGAAACGCACATCATCAACTGGCAAGGAAAGCAGCAGCAGAAAGCATGATTCTTCTAAAAAATGAAAAACAGATTCTTCCGCTGGATACCAAAAAATCCATCGCTGTTATTGGAGATTTTGCTTTTTCACCCAGATATCAGGGGGCAGGATCTTCTATGGTCAATCCAACAAAAGTAGAAGATATGTCATCGATTTTGCAACAATATGATCTGAATATTCTGGGAATGACAAGAGGCTATCATAGAAATGGAGATGTAGATGAGAATGATAGAAAGTTTGCATTAAATTTGTCTATGAATGCGGATATTGTAATTTTCTGCTTTGGTCTTGATGAGATCAGTGAATCAGAAGGACTGGACAGAACCCATATGCGTATTCCGCAGGATCAGATCGATCTTCTGCAGGATATTAGTAAGGTGAATGAAAATGTTATTGGAATACTGAGTGCTGGATCAGCGATAGAAATGCCATGGCACACCTGCTGCAAAGCGATTTTGCATGGCTATCTGAATGGACAGGCAGGCGCTTCTGCAACATTGGATATTCTGACCGGAAAGGTGAACCCATCAGGAAGACTGGCAGAAACATATCCCATATCTTATGAACAGACACCGGCATTTCGATATTATCCAAGTAATGAGAAAACATCGGAATACCGCGAGAGTGTTTATGTAGGATATCGCTATTATGATACTTCAAAAGTACGGGTGCAGTTTCCATTTGGTTTTGGACTTTCCTATACGGAATTTACATATTCTGATCTTATCATAGAAGAGGATGGAATCAAAGTTTCGGTTACCAATACAGGTGACAGAGATGGAGCTGAGGTTGTTCAGATGTATGTAGGACTTCCTAATGCAATCGTGTTCCGACCGGAAAAAGAACTGAAAGGTTTTGCAAAAGTTTATCTAAAGGCAGGAGAAAGCAGACAGCTCAGGATTCCCTTTGATGATAAGACATTCCGTTATTGGAATATAAAAACGGGACAGTGGGAAATAGAAACAGGAACTTATCAGATTATGGTAGGAGCCAGTGTTGCAGATATTCGTTTAACAGGTATGACTGAGAGAACTGGAAATAGTAAAGGGTATCCGTATAATCCGGCAAAAATGCCTTACTATTATACAGGAATCGTGCAGAAAATATCAGATGAGGAATTTCGTGAACTTCTTGGCCATGAGATACCGAACGGGAGATGGAGTGGAAATCTGGAAATTAATGATGCAATTTGTCAGATGTATTATGCAAAAAGCCGACTTGCAAGACTGATATATAGATGTCTCACAAAAATGAAAAAGAAGAGTGAGGCACAGGGAAAGCCGGATCTGAATATTCTTTTTATTTACAATATGCCGTTTCGGGGGATTGCCAAGATGACCGGCGGGGCAGTCAGTATGGAAATGGTATATGGAATTGTCGATGCTGTGAATGGCCACTTTATGCTTGGAGTAAAGAAAGTAGTTGGCGGATATTTCAGAAACAGAAGAAATAATAAGAAATATGAAAAATTATTAAAAGGAGACGGAGGGAAGCGCAGATGAATCATATAAAAAATATATGGAAATGTTTTGAAGAGAAACATTCTGTTTTTGCAAAATGGCTTTATCAGATATTCTATTTTGTTATATTCAGTATGGGCGTGACAGTATTCCAGTATCTGGTATTTACATTTTTACCAGGGATTTTGGGAATTGGTCTGGCTGGTATAGAATTTATGTGGCCAAAGGTTTCTATGAATCTGTTTGGAGTAAAATTTACATGGAGTTTGCTGGGGTATAATGTATTGCGTGATGCAACGGGGAATGTATTGATCGGTGGTGGACTTGGCTATTTTATCAGTTATGAATTGGGGTCATTTCTTGCACAGTGTATCAATTTTCCACTTCAGAGAAATATTACCTTTAAAAGCCATGGAAATCCTGTATATCAGGCAATCTGGTATTTTGTTGCATGGGTGGTAATTTCACTGATTTGTAATGGATTTAATAATCTGTGGATGCCAGTTGCATCTGCATATGTGGCACCGGCAGTCTATAACATGCTTGTGACAATTA from Blautia sp. SC05B48 encodes:
- a CDS encoding glycoside hydrolase family 3 C-terminal domain-containing protein; this encodes MKQQKLVEKMTIEEKAAILSGKTVWQTREIDRLSIPSIFLSDGPHGIRKQAGAGDHLGLNASLNATCFPTAATIANSWNQDLGEEIGQALGEEAASMDVNILLGPGLNIKRSPLCGRNFEYFSEDPYLSGKMAASYIRGIQSKGVYACPKHLAVNSQELRRMAMDAVVDERTLREIYLTGFEIAVKEGHAKAIMSSYNQINGIYANEDKHLLTDILRKDWGFDGIVITDWGGSNDHVKGVAAGSNLEMPSCGYDSAREVIAAVQKGKLKEVDLDERVGELVDAVMELTSGKKLSDKNFDRNAHHQLARKAAAESMILLKNEKQILPLDTKKSIAVIGDFAFSPRYQGAGSSMVNPTKVEDMSSILQQYDLNILGMTRGYHRNGDVDENDRKFALNLSMNADIVIFCFGLDEISESEGLDRTHMRIPQDQIDLLQDISKVNENVIGILSAGSAIEMPWHTCCKAILHGYLNGQAGASATLDILTGKVNPSGRLAETYPISYEQTPAFRYYPSNEKTSEYRESVYVGYRYYDTSKVRVQFPFGFGLSYTEFTYSDLIIEEDGIKVSVTNTGDRDGAEVVQMYVGLPNAIVFRPEKELKGFAKVYLKAGESRQLRIPFDDKTFRYWNIKTGQWEIETGTYQIMVGASVADIRLTGMTERTGNSKGYPYNPAKMPYYYTGIVQKISDEEFRELLGHEIPNGRWSGNLEINDAICQMYYAKSRLARLIYRCLTKMKKKSEAQGKPDLNILFIYNMPFRGIAKMTGGAVSMEMVYGIVDAVNGHFMLGVKKVVGGYFRNRRNNKKYEKLLKGDGGKRR
- a CDS encoding glycoside hydrolase family 3 C-terminal domain-containing protein, whose product is MISVEMEDVLAVLQLCKPYIIGIIAALVIGIVIMIACRRMSRDKRFLIRGEAAIAMVLAVVVCVNMICFGPMATLIGLATGNGTLSDETNEEAAEVAEEIMEDGIVLLKNESLLPLNETKKLNIFGWESINPAYGGAGSGGINDLYDIVSLNQGLENAGFSINQELVDFYNNYGADNPEMSIQKQSWTLPEPPVDTYDDELIKSAKEYSDVAVVVLSRKAGEGHNDIPMDVKKAAYDNNSDEYDDFPEGEHYLQLSQTERDMVDMVCSNFDNVIVIYNGANQFELGFADEYPQIKSVVWCPGTGNVGFNALGKVFSGEVNPSGKTPDTFIYDMTTAPWWNNAEKIEYTNLADMAVEGMNAGTAQVYAPAFTNYVEGIYVGYKYYETAAQEGAIDYDKTVQYPFGYGLSYTEFEQKMGELEEKDGQISVDVEVTNTGDVAGKDVVEVYYKPPYTNGGIEKSSANLIEFAKTDLLQPGESQIVTVTFSIEDMASYDENNAKAYVLEKGDYIISINSDSHTVLDQKTYTADADVVYKGENKRASDDTAATNVFEDAKGDVTYLSRADHFANYEEATVAPASAELGEPYVSEYHLNSNFDKTTYLNDEDVMPTTGADNGLTLADMRDADYDDPRWEKLLDQLTVDEMANMIAMAGYQTAAMDSVGKVATLDFDGPAAINNNFTGVGSIGFPIEVVVASTWNKELAQAWGECMGKMSQEMGAEGWYAPGMNTHRTAFGARNYEYFSEDGVLAGNMGAKAVEGARKYGVYSYIKHFALYEGNAKMVSVWSNEQAIREIYLKPFEISVKQGGANAVMVSWSFLGDKWTGESSNLMNTVLRDEWGFRGMALTDFFRNNGHGFMNADAALANGVDAMLSTFNGEENNVANQKHPTSVLQMRNACKNVMYTVVSSWAYDGEHEETGMENWKKAGIGIDIVIALFMAGMEVLVIRGYKKRKNAE